One Paraburkholderia phytofirmans OLGA172 genomic window carries:
- a CDS encoding YfhL family 4Fe-4S dicluster ferredoxin produces the protein MALMITDECINCDVCEPECPNDAISMGPEIYVIDPKKCTECVGHFDEPQCIQVCPVECIPRDPEHLETAEGLLAKYHALQAAKSA, from the coding sequence ATGGCCTTGATGATTACCGACGAATGCATCAATTGCGACGTGTGCGAGCCCGAGTGCCCGAACGACGCGATTTCGATGGGCCCGGAAATCTACGTGATCGACCCGAAGAAATGCACCGAGTGTGTCGGTCATTTCGACGAACCTCAGTGTATTCAGGTGTGCCCGGTAGAGTGCATTCCGCGCGACCCTGAGCATCTGGAGACGGCGGAAGGTCTATTGGCGAAGTACCACGCGCTGCAGGCGGCGAAAAGCGCGTGA
- the pth gene encoding aminoacyl-tRNA hydrolase yields MIKLIVGLGNPGAEYTATRHNAGFWLVDQLAREAGTTLRDERRFHGFYAKARLHGEEVHLLEPQTYMNRSGQSVVAVAQFFKILPDEILVAHDELDMPPGSVKLKLGGGSGGHNGLKDITAHLSSQQYWRLRVGIGHPRDLIPESARAGAKPDVANYVLKPPRREEQDLIDASIERALAVMPQIIKGELERAMMQLHRNP; encoded by the coding sequence ATGATCAAGCTGATCGTCGGGCTCGGCAATCCGGGCGCCGAATACACCGCGACGCGCCACAATGCCGGCTTCTGGCTGGTCGATCAACTGGCGCGCGAAGCAGGCACGACGCTGCGCGACGAGCGGCGCTTCCACGGTTTCTACGCGAAGGCCCGGCTTCACGGCGAAGAAGTGCATCTGTTGGAACCGCAGACGTATATGAACCGCTCTGGGCAGTCGGTCGTGGCGGTCGCGCAGTTCTTCAAGATTCTTCCGGACGAAATTCTGGTCGCGCACGACGAACTCGATATGCCGCCCGGCAGCGTCAAGCTGAAGCTCGGTGGCGGCAGCGGCGGCCATAACGGGCTGAAGGACATCACCGCGCATCTGTCCTCGCAACAGTATTGGCGGCTGCGGGTCGGCATCGGTCATCCGCGCGACCTGATTCCCGAAAGCGCGCGAGCCGGCGCCAAGCCGGACGTCGCCAATTACGTGCTGAAGCCGCCGCGGCGGGAAGAACAGGATCTGATCGACGCGTCGATCGAACGCGCGTTGGCCGTGATGCCGCAAATTATCAAAGGCGAGCTCGAGCGGGCGATGATGCAACTGCATCGCAATCCCTGA
- a CDS encoding 50S ribosomal protein L25/general stress protein Ctc — MKVVAFERSLQGTGASRRLRISGKTPGIVYGAGAETQLVELDHNALWHALKKEVFHSSILELEVAGKSQQVLLRDVQYHPFRQLVLHVDFQRVDAKKKLHTKVPLHFMNQETNPAVKLSGAVISHVLNEIEIECLPSALPEFLEVDLVKIEAGHSLHAKDIALPAGVALVAHVEAENPVVALATIPAGAIAEGDAAAAGEGEKPAA; from the coding sequence ATGAAAGTAGTCGCTTTCGAGCGTTCCTTGCAAGGTACGGGTGCGAGCCGCCGCCTGCGTATCTCGGGTAAGACCCCGGGCATCGTATATGGCGCTGGTGCTGAAACGCAATTGGTCGAACTGGACCACAACGCACTCTGGCACGCGCTGAAGAAAGAAGTTTTCCACTCGTCGATCCTCGAACTGGAAGTGGCAGGTAAGTCGCAACAGGTTCTGCTGCGCGACGTGCAATACCACCCGTTCCGTCAGCTCGTGCTGCACGTGGACTTCCAACGTGTCGACGCGAAGAAGAAGTTGCACACCAAGGTGCCGCTGCACTTCATGAACCAGGAAACCAACCCGGCAGTGAAGCTGTCGGGCGCGGTGATCTCGCACGTCCTCAACGAAATCGAAATCGAGTGCCTGCCGTCGGCACTGCCGGAATTCCTCGAAGTCGACCTGGTGAAGATCGAAGCTGGCCACTCGCTGCACGCTAAGGACATCGCGCTGCCGGCAGGCGTGGCACTGGTTGCTCACGTCGAAGCAGAAAACCCGGTCGTCGCATTGGCAACGATCCCGGCTGGCGCAATCGCTGAAGGCGACGCTGCTGCTGCAGGCGAAGGCGAAAAGCCGGCTGCTTAA
- the hisC gene encoding histidinol-phosphate transaminase, translating into MSRYWSDIVHRLTPYVPGEQPVVAHPVKLNTNENPYPPSPRVLDAIRQELGDMGESLRRYPDPTARKLRETVAAYHGIRPEQVFAGNGSDEVLALTFQALLKHDKPLLFPDITYSFYPTYARLFEVDYRTIALDDSFAINVDDYTAPNGGILFPNPNAPTGRPLPLADIERLVTRNTESAVVIDEAYVDFGAESAIALIDRYPNLLVIQTVSKSRSLAGMRVGFAFGNPELIDALNRVKDSFNSYPLDRLAQVAAVAAYEDDAWFRNNCAKVIASRERLAAGLTALGFEVVPSAANLLFARHEGYDAATLVARLREKEIFVRHFKAARIDQHLRISVGTDAECDILLNALRDIFSAYVG; encoded by the coding sequence TTGAGCCGCTACTGGAGTGACATCGTTCACCGTCTGACGCCGTATGTGCCGGGCGAGCAGCCCGTGGTTGCGCATCCGGTGAAGCTGAACACCAACGAGAATCCTTATCCCCCGTCGCCGCGCGTACTTGACGCGATCCGCCAGGAACTGGGCGACATGGGCGAGTCACTGCGGCGCTATCCCGACCCGACAGCGCGCAAGTTGCGCGAAACGGTAGCCGCGTACCACGGCATCCGCCCTGAACAGGTGTTCGCAGGCAACGGCTCGGACGAAGTTCTCGCGCTCACCTTTCAGGCCTTGCTGAAGCACGACAAGCCGTTGCTGTTTCCGGATATCACCTACAGCTTCTACCCGACCTACGCGCGGCTCTTTGAAGTCGACTATCGGACCATTGCACTCGACGACAGCTTCGCGATCAATGTCGACGACTACACGGCGCCTAACGGCGGCATACTGTTCCCGAACCCGAACGCGCCGACTGGACGACCGCTGCCGCTCGCCGATATCGAGCGTCTGGTGACGAGAAACACCGAATCGGCGGTGGTAATCGATGAGGCCTATGTCGATTTCGGCGCCGAATCGGCCATCGCGCTGATCGACCGCTATCCCAACCTGCTGGTGATCCAAACGGTATCGAAGTCGCGTTCGCTGGCCGGCATGCGCGTCGGCTTCGCGTTCGGCAATCCGGAACTGATCGACGCACTGAACCGCGTGAAAGACAGCTTCAACTCGTATCCGCTCGACCGTCTGGCGCAAGTCGCGGCCGTCGCTGCATACGAGGACGATGCGTGGTTCCGCAACAACTGCGCCAAGGTGATTGCTAGCCGTGAGCGGTTGGCGGCAGGCTTGACAGCATTGGGCTTCGAGGTCGTGCCTTCGGCGGCGAATCTGCTGTTCGCGCGCCACGAAGGCTACGACGCAGCGACGCTCGTGGCACGGCTAAGGGAAAAGGAAATCTTCGTGCGCCACTTCAAGGCGGCGCGAATCGACCAGCATCTGCGAATCTCGGTCGGCACCGACGCCGAATGCGACATTCTGCTGAATGCGCTGCGCGACATTTTCAGCGCTTACGTCGGGTAG